The nucleotide sequence ACTTCAAGGCCAATATCCCCACATCCTAATCATTCATTTGCCCAGATTTTCTATTATTTGTCCCCCTGCTCACATTCTGCTCCTCGGCAGCCCATTTGTTGAAATTATTCCTGCCTCAATACTAGCCAATAGTCGTCGGTCACGTAGGTTTATTTCACAACATTCATATACCGCTTTATTGTGATAAAACCTCTAAGCcgtttatagtggtacctcgggttacatacgcttcaggttacatacgcttcaggttacacactccgctaactcagaaatagtgcttcaggttaagaactttgcttcaggatgagaacagaaatcgtgctctggtggcgcggcggcagcaggaggccccattagctaaaggggtgcttcaggttaagaacagtttcaggttaagtatggacctccagaacgaatttagtacttaacccgaggtaccactgtacaaaaaaccccccaccaaaatcctaaaatattatattaacaACATAAGACCATTAAAACCAGGCATTTAAATATGTTCAAAAGATAATTAAACTTGACAataagcaaaaagagagagattaatACACATGTCTGcgttctacatgtctggatagcgTAATAATGTATTGCAATTGTTATTATTGCAGTTTACCTTAAAGATGAAGATCTTCTTGTTTTGAGGCCAGTAGAGGGCAGCATCTATCTTAGCTGGGATGCGGGTGAGGGGTTTGGGATAGCCAGGATCCAGCTTAAATCCCCTGTAACGCCACAGTTTAATACCTGTAGCCAGAGTGACATGAATTAATAAGGAGGCAATGGGAGGATAACACACCAGCTGACTAAAAGCTGGTAATACAAATGCAATCTGTGTCAGAGGCTtaagcagttctcaacctgtgggtccccagatgttgttggactacaactcccatcatccctgagctctggccttgctagctaggggtgatgggagttgtagttcaacatctggggacccacaggttaagaaaGGCTGGTTGGTCCTTTGGGGCTTGTGGGAGGGAAaaaaggggaataataataataataataataataataataataataataattattattattattattattattaattcccccagccactctggacggctcccaacagaatattaaaaacatgattcaaacatcaaacattaaaaacttccctaaacagggctgccttcagatgtcttctaaaagtcagatagttgtttattttcttgacatcagatgtcttctaaaagtcagatagttgtttatttctttgacatctgatgggagggcattccacagggcgggtgccactaccgagaaggccctctgcctggttccctgtagctttgcttcttgcagggagggaaccgccagaaggccctcagaactggacctcagcatccgggcagaacgatgggggtggagacgctccttcaggtatactgggctgaggctgtttaggatttaaaggtcaccaccaacgCTTTTGAGTTGCACACAGCTGATCAAGACAAAGAAGAGCCGCATCTGCAGAGGTACACGGCCTTTGGCGTAATAATCATAGTCACAATCTCTCTCCAAAGGACCAGGTTTAGATCATTTAGGGAAGCGGGAAGCTTATTTCTCAACTCTCAGACCCACAGACCTTTGAAGAAGTAAGTGCGCCCAGTTCGGGGAGAATATACAGCTGCATCCAGCCCCCCAGGCAGCCCCTTCCACAGCGCCGAGATCTTCATGGGTGGGTTGGTACCAAAGTCTGTCACCGTCCACACGTAATCACCACGGAAAGCGTAGGTCTTGTCATAGGGCCCTAGGCAAGGTGCAGAAGAGATGGACCAAATGTTAAAAAGTGGGAATCTAGCATGCTAATCTTTTTAGTCCTGAAAGGGGTGTGTTTCTGCTTTGAGtcagttttgcatgtgttcattcataaatccagtgctttttttcctggggggacgcatacccctaaacattttgtgaatctaacgggagaagaaactaaaaatgtaaaaaaataaaatagtttcttctctaggaaggtgaatcgtcagttccgttgctacccccaatggaGGCCTcattttctgtcacggtgtttcctgagtctcagacggaatgaGACTCCGTTTTTTTccactgtggcttgtgacttcgtttttgtgacttgtttttgtgactgtgtgtcaCAAAATCAGTTTTTGCAACTGATTGGTTGAttttgtgactgcagaaatgtataaaagccccccatccaaacaatgtctatcatcagtgcacataaggaaaaaaattaattttaatttttatcatctacaatactgtattatttattttatagtacagtacattgattattgctttcataatCAATGCTcattagtaaaattcatgttaaattgctgttttggggggttgtttttaaaagtctggaacggattaattaatctgttttgcattactttctatgggaaagcacaccttggttttggaacgctttggttttggaacagacgtccggaatggattaagtttgggaaccaaggtaccactgtataacaaaacaTCATATAGCCAGCTAGAAAGGGATACCTGGGAGACATCCATTTATGCAAACCTGGGATGGGTGGAGTATGTTCTGGAAGGTGGTGGTGTTTGGATTTAGGGGTTGGAGTGAGGAAGGGGCCTTACCTAGCATGATAGCATCCAGTCCATCTTTGCATGGGTTAGGGATTTTACTAGGCTTCTGTGAAACAGCCGGGACAGTACTGTGGGCAGGTGAAGTCACTGTCGTTGATGTCGTTGGGATGGTCTTCTTGCCTGCAGGTAAATATAAGGAAGGGAATTATTTTTGGGTGCCCAGCTTCTCcaccaagaaaagaaagaaaaagaaaaaggaagggaaataatTGTAAAAGTGTTggaaatggaaagagaaagaaggtttctTTTTATCCTATGAGGTGGTCTTGTGGCAAGGTTAAAGCTTAccgtgaaatgatatataatgaattgaaaaatatgtttaaaataacatttgtaaaaaaaaggcaGAATCTTTCCTTTTGGGAACTACAGgggcagaactacccaaactgtacggAAATTTATTCACGTATGCggctacagcagcaagaatgttatggaatatgcagaaatggcgaaacttactggaaaaacaggaaatcaagataacaactttttaaaaaaaataaaagaatggaaactgtttattgaatatttacaaacaaactttAAACAGCTAAGgatattggcaggattattgtaataacctgcagttttataagagtatacgtTTAAAGTATATGAATAAATGATTAAATTTGGACTATGCAggaaatattaaatatatatacagtcatacctcgggttacagacactttaggttgcgttttttcaggttatggactgccgaaacctggaaataccagaacgggttacttccaggttctggcggtcacgcatgcgcagaagcgctaaatcgcgctttgcgcatgcgcagaagcactgaatcgcaaagtgcgtgcgcagacgcgcagctgcgggttgagaacgtgcatcccacacggatcacattcgcaacccaagtgtccactgtatatatatattaaggaaccgcagaaagagggagaaggaagtcaagtttcgaACGGTTAAAATGCTTGtaaaattattaaaatgtataaaattgagaAGTCATATAtattaaaggaaggaaaataattgGGGTGAGAAAGAGGGTGGAATCTTGGCCGGCTACTGATTCCTTGGCACTGGATTGACAAGTTGGCGTTTTGCCTCCTAACCTATCCAGAACCTGCTTGAGAAAGGATCAGGAAGAAATTCTGGTGTTACCTGGCAACCGTCCGCACCTCCCCTAGAGAGCAGCGGCCCGCCTCATGATTTGAAAACAGGCCCAAGCCTCTCATAATTAGGAACAGGCCTCCCTGTTGCTAGGGTATACAATAGCTGAAACAGAGCATGAAGGCAGCCGTGGGTGGGGTGGTGGGATGCAGAGAGAGGAAATGAGTGTTGGAATTGGGGCAGAGGGTGATCCAGGGGAAAAGCAGAACCATTTCTTTGAAGGTTTAGGATTATCACTTAATAGTTTGTCAcgaggactgaccatgcctattTTCTACATGGACACCACACCTTTGAAAAAACAGCTGCCTCAAAAACAAACTTGCACTCATTGTGCActaaaatcatagctgtcaacttttccccctttttaagggaaattctcttattccgaataggattcctcgcgagaaaagggaaaagttgacagctatgaaatggggtggggtggggtagaggaTAAGAATAATATGTCTATAAAGCATATCCTCCCCCGGCttcatttaaacatttattttaaatgtaattcATCATCGTTTTAAAAATacgtctacagtggtacctctggatacaaacgggatccattccagagccctattcgcatcctgaagcaaacgcaacctgtGTCAGCGCGtgtcgccgcttccgcgcatgcgtgtgatgtcattttgaccgtctgcacatgcgtgagcagcgaaaaccggaagtaacgcgtttcgttacttccgggttgctgcggagcgcaacccaaaagtgctcaaactgaagcaacttcaacccaaggtatgactgtacactgcTACAAAACCTCACAGCACTTTACAAAttaagaaatacagtggaaccttggttctcaaatggcttagttgacgaacaaattggctcccaaacaccggaaacctggaagtaagtgttccagtttttgaacgtttttcagaagccaaacgtccaacgctcctgcagccagtctgaAGCCACGCCTTTGTTTTTGAAAGGTTTCGGGAGTCGACCggacttccagaaaggattacttttgagaaccaaggtaccactgtattacaatacAGATAACTgggttgttttaaaacaaaaaaaggattATTTTCATGACTTTGATATACTTGGATTGCTTTTTAGCTggactctgggaggctcccaatgaCCCAAATGAGGCATAGGCAACTGAAGAGACAGGGAACACGCATTATCTGGCCCCAAGGACTTCGCATCTTCCTCCAGCCTTGATTCCCAAGACCCTTCCCTGGCTTTATGGCACACCTCAGTCAAGTGCCTGAGGCCCGCAAGATGGAAAGACCTGAGGGCCAAATTAGGTGTCAGTTGTTTAAACCCAGATCTGCTCCCATCACATTCAAAGCAAGGGGCGCAGGTTTGCAAAACGAAAGGGGAACACTGGTGGGCTGTGCTTTGTAACCCTCCCCCAGTCCGTACCATAAAGGGCCTGGATGCCTTCGATGTCGTCGCGGTGCAGTCGGAAGCGCAGGCGGTATCCGCTGTAGGCGGGAGCCATGAGGGCACCCGGTTGCCGGGAATGGCCCAGCCCCAGAGCATGGCCAATCTCATGGGCGGCAATGATGCGCAGGTTGACGCCGCGCGAGGTCCCTTCTGTCCAGTGCTCATCGGAATCAAAGTGAACTGTGCCTAACTCAGGGATGTCAGCATGGGCCAGGACATGTCCTGAGGAAGATAAAGGAAGGCAGGTTGAGAGCTCTTGCAAACTAAGTTAAGCTAAGCTAAGCTAagctaaacctaaacctaaacctaaacctaaacctaagctAAACCAAGCCAAACTATGCTAAACTAAGCTAAGCTAAACCAAGCGAAACTAAGCTAAAATAAACtaagctaaaaaggtaaaggtaatggacccctgacaggtccagtcgcagacgactctggggttgtggcgctcatctcgctttacaggccgagggagctggcgcttgtctgcagacagtttttccaggtcatgtggccagcatgactaagccgcttctggcaaaaccagagcagcacacggaaacaccgtttaccttcccgctggagcactacctatttatctacttgcactttttggcgtgcttttgaattgctaggttggcaggagccgagaccgagaaatgggagctcaccccatcacggagattcgaaccactgaccttctgatcagcaagcccaagaggctcagtggtttagaccacagcgccacccacgtcctaaaCGAAGCTAAGATAAACTAACCTAAGATctataataattataatgtaTGCAGATGTGTTGCACCCCACTTGTGTAGCAAAAAGCTATACCAAATCTAGTGAAAGTGCCCTGTATAAACTCCAAATAGGCACATGCTAATGGTCATATTGAGTGAAATCATATTGAGTGAAATGCAACAAGGATGAATCTTTGCTTCTTTTCCAAGCCCACTGCAGCACAGAACGACAGAATCAGCTATTTAGGCCAATCCATTCTTCCCTGTGATTTAAGAAACCGCCTCAGCTTTAAAGTAGGGCtgagcgatatctggttttcaacatcgtgatatatcagcaaCGAAACATTGCGATGTACCaatatatatcatgatgtctgaaataaggatgaagGCATTGGCCAAtttcatggtttcccccacatcgtgatttttgccAGTGCCTGCTCTCGTTCAAACCAGTTTGGGATGATGCATCACTTTAAAGTCAACCCATTCTGGCACAAGAGAGAGCCTGCTCCTGTGCCTCCTCCCCATCGCTCCACCTGACCACAAAGCACCTCCTGTTGATGCTTCCAGTTTCTGGCACCCCCTAACGCCCCCTCAGCAGACGCTCCATCAAATCTCTGCAGCACAGCAGATTACACCTCCCTTTGGCACACCGCTTCAAGATCCCTGCTCCTTGCCAGCCCTATTCTACTCCCCAAGTCactccccaaccccccccccaacccctgagAGTAAAGTTTGGGTCCATACCAGGCCCATCGAAGGGCCGTGAGCAGCCCCAAGTAGAAGTGCCATGGAAGGAGAGGCGGATGTCAGCACGGCCGCTTCGCACCTCCTGGAAGGTGAGCCGGGTCACGTCACTCCAGTACTTGAAAGCTGTCTGGATGGCAGTGCGTGTGGCTGCGGCACCCAAATCCTCAGTGTGGCTGTAGATCCGGTAGGTCAAGTGCTTTTTGCGCCAGCGTCCTGCAGGGGGAGACCCAGAGCAAGAGGTGTCAGAAACTGGGGCTTTTATCCCAGGAAAGTCACAGCTTAGCCTGGGTTATGTGACAGGAAtgttgaggtcttagatatatgttaaatgttcaaaagtgtaccaaccaagcacgtacatagatcagcataggaagaccgacctggaaaatggaaaagcctccccattgtcttttccttcacaaatcctgtcttaagggcgcatttaagatatgaatagggtgtgagcctatgacctggctcaggaactgttatgtactgagttgaatagatccaaaatgcagcagttagattggtcctagaacaatgcagcagtctgattggtctgcaggaaccacccaatccagctccagatggaagtgaatccacaacctgattggcccacaggagaattccagaattaaccaatcacgtgcagcccattgtgtaaataatgtatataaagcacatactttggggaaacttccattccctcctcaccactatgagcatgaaatccactctcgactctgagtatatttcagcaactaagtatttatcaagtaagcattaacaggtaacttgccagacaggaggtaaacaacccactcagacttctgctgtagaccgccccttctgtgatgtaggtatgatgtttctgggggtggtctggagctccaggACGGGGGATTTAAAATGTCTACATAAGggcatatagttaaagccatggttttcccagtagtgatgtatggaagtgagagctggaccataaagaaggctaatcgccgaagaattgatgcttttgaattatggtgctggaagagactcttgagagtcccatggactgcaagaagagcaaacctctccattcttaaggaaatcagccctgagtgctcactggaaggacagatcctgaagctgaggctccagtactttggccacttcatgagaagagaagactccctggaaaataccctgatgctgggaaagatggagggcacaaggagaaggggacgacagaggacgaggtggttggacagcgttctcaaagctgctaacatgagtttgaccaaattgcgggaggcagtggaagacaggagtgcctggcatgctctggtccatggggtcacgaagagtcggactaaacgactaaacaacaacaacataagggcggacacacctgggttctgggtcctcctccgtcctcctgtgtgtgaggggagcatcctgttgcaacagatcaataaagatcaggcttactagctgctttgcttctcaatattctctgattggcctctgttatt is from Podarcis muralis chromosome 2, rPodMur119.hap1.1, whole genome shotgun sequence and encodes:
- the MMP19 gene encoding matrix metalloproteinase-19, which produces MRLPQLPLLLLLFQVYALIFSSKGAALNRAEKKEAMDFLLQFGYLEKPLEQFSNALTEEEIENAVRAFQLASGLRSTGRLDAATLSQMRQPRCGVEDPFNERTLKYLLLGRWRKKHLTYRIYSHTEDLGAAATRTAIQTAFKYWSDVTRLTFQEVRSGRADIRLSFHGTSTWGCSRPFDGPGHVLAHADIPELGTVHFDSDEHWTEGTSRGVNLRIIAAHEIGHALGLGHSRQPGALMAPAYSGYRLRFRLHRDDIEGIQALYGKKTIPTTSTTVTSPAHSTVPAVSQKPSKIPNPCKDGLDAIMLGPYDKTYAFRGDYVWTVTDFGTNPPMKISALWKGLPGGLDAAVYSPRTGRTYFFKGIKLWRYRGFKLDPGYPKPLTRIPAKIDAALYWPQNKKIFIFKGTGYWQWDELGSHFSTLPRKISSLFSGAPSHLDAAFTWENGKVYFFKGGIYWRLNDQLRVDRGYPLSTAERWMNC